Proteins co-encoded in one Arachis hypogaea cultivar Tifrunner chromosome 11, arahy.Tifrunner.gnm2.J5K5, whole genome shotgun sequence genomic window:
- the LOC112723650 gene encoding IQ domain-containing protein IQM1, with protein sequence MGLSLSLLQSAWEEVVTYSSLIDVPFNITFASKDGALILRASSSFNKREADDSDSNNVTRSRRLREHRPQNVVLERSYSFVQHKEEKMDHDSSSSIVKREVPLLSLPQEVVFSSPRPVSELDAAATKLQKVYKSYRTRRNLADCAVVVEELWWKALDFAALKRSSVSFFDVEKPETAVSRWARARTRAAKVGKGLSKDEKAQKLALQHWLEAIDPRHRYGHNLHIYYDIWFESQSTQPFFYWLDIGDGKEINLEKCPRTTLQRQCIKYLGPNEREEYEVIVENGKLVYKQDGRVVDTDEKSKWIFVLSTTRSLYVGRKQKGTFQHSSFLSGGATTAAGRLVARRGVLEAIWPYSGHYHPTEENFKEFISFLEDNNVDLSNVKRCAIDDDTPSLIGTNSFTNQSQSVPATTAINNKNESNIVPTNKEGGQILNLSKRLSCKWSTGAGPRIGCVRDYPGHLQSRALEHVHLSPRPTSSRVTNYGPIPSPRPSPKVRMSPRLAYMGLPSPRNPIPAAS encoded by the exons ATGGGATTATCACTTTCATTACTCCAATCGGCTTGGGAAGAAGTTGTTACATACTCTTCACTCATTGATGTACCTTTCAACATCACTTTTGCTTCCAAAGATGGAGCTTTGATTctgagagcatcatcaagcttcaacAAAAGAGAAGCTGATGATTCTGATTCTAATAATGTCACACGTTCAAGGCGTTTGAGGGAACACAGACCCCAGAATGTGGTTCTTGAAAGAAGCTACTCCTTTGTTCAACATAAGGAGGAGAAAATGGATCatgattcttcttcttccattgttAAGAGAGAAGTTCCTCTGCTTTCTCTGCCTCAGGAAGTGGTTTTCTCTTCACCTAGGCCAGTGAGTGAACTTGATGCTGCTGCAACAAAACTCCAAAAAGTGTATAAGAGTTACCGCACTAGAAGAAACCTTGCAGATTGTGCAGTTGTTGTTGAGGAGCTATGGTGGAAGGCTTTGGATTTTGCTGCTCTCAAGAGAAGTTCAGTTTCCTTTTTTGATGTGGAGAAGCCGGAAACCGCTGTGTCAAGGTGGGCAAGGGCTAGAACAAGAGCTGCTAAGGTTGGAAAAGGTTTATCCAAGGATGAAAAGGCACAAAAATTAGCACTTCAACATTGGCTTGAAGCT ATTGACCCTCGTCATCGCTATGGACATAATCTACACATATACTATGATATTTGGTTTGAAAGCCAGAGCACTCAGCCATTTTTCTACTG GTTGGATATTGGAGATGGCAAGGAAATAAATCTTGAGAAATGTCCAAGGACCACTCTGCAACGCCAGTGCATCAAGTATCTTGGACCT AATGAAAGGGAAGAATATGAAGTGATTGTTGAGAATGGGAAGCTTGTGTACAAACAAGATGGGAGAGTTGTGGATACTGATGAAAAGTCAAAATGGATATTTGTTTTGAGCACCACAAGGTCTTTGTATGTTGGAAGAAAACAAAAGGGTACCTTTCAGCACTCAAGCTTTCTTTCTGGTGGTGCCACCACAGCAGCTGGCAGATTAGTTGCTCGTCGCGGTGTCCTTGag GCAATTTGGCCTTATAGTGGTCACTACCACCCTACTGAAGAGAACTTCAAAGAGTTCATAAGCTTTCTTGAAGACAACAATGTAGACCTATCCAATGTGAAG AGATGTGCAATAGATGATGATACTCCATCACTGATTGGGACTAATTCATTCACTAACCAATCACAATCAGTACCTGCTACAACTGCAATTAATAATAAGAATGAGAGCAACATTGTACCAACCAATAAGGAGGGTGGCCAAATATTAAACCTCTCAAAGAGGTTGTCTTGCAAGTGGTCAACTGGGGCTGGGCCTCGTATTGGGTGTGTGCGTGACTACCCTGGACACCTTCAATCAAGAGCGTTGGAGCATGTCCATTTGTCTCCAAGGCCCACTTCTTCACGCGTTACTAACTATGGCCCAATTCCATCACCTAGGCCCAGCCCAAAAGTTAGAATGTCCCCTAGGCTTGCATATATGGGATTACCAAGCCCAAGAAACCCAATCCCAGCTGCAAGTTAA